A genomic window from Massilia sp. METH4 includes:
- the tssM gene encoding type VI secretion system membrane subunit TssM, whose amino-acid sequence MMRRIWLFLTDSRHLAIVGLVAMAGLYYLGAELLELALIWVIGATCATVLVWLFVRWLRRHLAARSAARLQQAIEAEPSSTANGDVDVLRAGLLDAIETIRGSKLGITTGSRALYELPWYMIIGNPAAGKSSAVVNSGLQFPIADNKVVQGVGGTRNCDWFFTTEGIVLDTAGRYSVDDEHRGEWHGFLDLLKKHRARAPINGILIAVSIAELRGPDADAGIRLARSLRKRVQDLIERLEVFAPVYVVFTKADLIAGFAEFFAPFERTERERPWGATMPYQRKAGTQEILAFFDQAFDELHEGLKETCIANMTLQRRDRLPSGTFTFPLEFSSLRVPLRAFLATLFEENPFQFKPVFRGFYFTSALQEGVPECAQSRHVVQRFALTGRSEPEPQHDLRQTGYFLLDLFRKVIFEDRNLVSQYASRSKMQLKYGAFVVVAVALGMSLAGWSWSYLGNRQLLATVQGDLDKVVRLQDGRLDLQSRLEALDVLQRRIEQLEKYRQDRPWALSLGLYQGALLERKLREEFFGGVREVLVKPVAANLEALLYEMNANAAQLSALAAAAQQSAQGTARAYADASPTNVEDAYNALKTYLMLADPAHAEPGHLNDQLTRFWRGWLEANRGTMPREQMIRSAERLLTFHLAQVGDPSWPRIEQKLALVDTARENLRRVVRGMPARDRVYAEIRARAATRFPAMTVGRIVGEQDAVLVQGSHAISGTFTREAWDKYVAGAIRDVSAKELQSTDWVLKTSSRDDLTLEGSPEQIEKNLVDMYKADYTREWQKFVQGIAIADMNGFNGAVVAMNRLGDPQASPIAKILNTIHEQTAWDNPTAINAQMKEAQTGFVNWIKTRVMQRAPSSVNSNVNVNIQLGGAGFDKALGPIGREFAPVARIVGKHDRDASLLRSYLDTLSRLRTRLNQLKNQGDPGPGAKAFMQQTLEGSGSELADALRFVDEQMLNGISDTQKGAIRPLLVRPLMQTFAVIVGPAETEINKTWLAQVYEPFNRTLANKYPFAPSARIEASQAEIAQFFGPEGLVAKFVTTAMGPLVVRRGDVLAPRTWADMGITLQPQAMQRFPSWVAAGGAGASAGAAQTVFQILPIPSPGTIEYTVEIDGQQLRYRNTPPQWTSMVHPGPQGVPGARITAVAFDGRNVELFNEAGQFGLKRMIDAAEKKRKEGGVHELRWSAEGLSVAVDLRITSSPAVSSDAATPQQGFTGMRLPETIVGGAPAMATQGMPAAPPPVTQATAPAIVGGVQ is encoded by the coding sequence ATGATGCGACGAATCTGGCTGTTCCTGACGGACTCCCGTCACCTTGCGATCGTAGGCCTGGTCGCGATGGCGGGTCTTTACTATCTCGGCGCCGAGCTCCTCGAGCTCGCGCTGATATGGGTCATCGGCGCCACGTGCGCGACAGTACTGGTCTGGCTGTTCGTGCGATGGCTGCGGCGCCACCTGGCGGCGCGCAGCGCGGCCCGGCTGCAACAGGCGATCGAGGCGGAGCCGTCCAGCACCGCCAATGGCGACGTGGACGTACTGCGCGCCGGCTTGCTCGATGCGATCGAGACGATCCGCGGCTCGAAGCTCGGCATCACGACCGGCAGCCGCGCCCTGTACGAACTGCCGTGGTACATGATCATCGGGAACCCGGCCGCCGGCAAGAGCAGCGCGGTCGTCAACTCGGGCCTGCAGTTTCCCATCGCCGACAACAAGGTGGTGCAGGGCGTGGGCGGCACCCGCAACTGCGACTGGTTCTTCACCACCGAGGGCATCGTGCTCGATACCGCGGGCCGGTATTCGGTGGACGACGAGCACCGCGGCGAGTGGCACGGCTTCCTCGACCTGCTGAAGAAGCACCGCGCGCGGGCACCCATCAACGGCATCCTGATCGCCGTCAGCATCGCCGAGCTGCGCGGGCCCGATGCCGATGCCGGCATCCGCCTCGCGCGCAGCCTGCGCAAGCGCGTGCAGGACCTGATCGAACGGCTCGAAGTGTTCGCCCCGGTCTATGTGGTCTTCACGAAGGCCGACCTGATCGCCGGCTTCGCCGAATTCTTCGCGCCGTTCGAACGGACCGAGCGCGAACGCCCCTGGGGCGCGACGATGCCTTACCAGCGCAAGGCCGGCACCCAGGAAATCCTGGCGTTCTTCGACCAGGCCTTCGACGAACTGCACGAGGGCCTGAAGGAAACCTGCATCGCCAACATGACGTTGCAGCGCCGCGACCGCCTGCCTTCGGGCACGTTTACGTTCCCCCTCGAGTTCTCGTCGCTGCGGGTGCCGTTGCGTGCCTTCCTGGCCACGCTGTTCGAGGAAAACCCGTTCCAGTTCAAGCCGGTGTTCCGCGGCTTCTACTTCACCAGCGCGCTGCAGGAAGGCGTGCCCGAATGCGCGCAGTCGCGGCACGTGGTGCAGCGCTTTGCCCTCACGGGCCGGTCGGAACCGGAGCCGCAGCATGACCTGCGCCAGACCGGCTACTTCCTGCTCGACCTGTTCCGCAAGGTGATCTTCGAAGACCGCAACCTCGTTTCGCAATACGCCAGCCGCAGCAAGATGCAGCTCAAGTACGGCGCCTTCGTCGTGGTCGCCGTCGCGCTGGGCATGTCGCTGGCCGGCTGGAGCTGGTCGTACCTGGGCAACCGGCAGTTGCTGGCGACCGTGCAGGGGGACCTGGACAAGGTGGTGCGGCTGCAGGATGGCCGCCTCGACCTGCAATCCCGGCTGGAGGCGCTCGACGTGCTGCAGCGGCGCATCGAGCAGCTGGAGAAATACCGCCAGGATCGGCCGTGGGCGCTGTCGCTCGGCCTGTACCAGGGCGCGCTGCTGGAGCGCAAGCTGCGCGAGGAATTCTTCGGCGGCGTGCGTGAAGTGTTGGTCAAGCCGGTGGCTGCCAACCTGGAAGCGCTGCTGTATGAAATGAACGCGAACGCCGCCCAGCTCTCCGCTCTGGCCGCGGCGGCGCAGCAGAGCGCGCAAGGCACCGCGCGGGCCTACGCGGATGCCTCGCCCACCAATGTGGAAGATGCGTACAACGCGCTGAAGACCTACCTGATGCTGGCCGATCCCGCGCACGCCGAGCCGGGCCACCTGAACGACCAGCTGACGCGCTTCTGGCGCGGCTGGCTGGAAGCGAACCGGGGCACGATGCCGCGCGAGCAGATGATCCGCAGCGCCGAGCGGCTGTTGACGTTCCACCTCGCGCAGGTCGGCGACCCGTCGTGGCCACGCATCGAGCAAAAGCTGGCGCTGGTGGACACGGCGCGCGAGAACCTGCGGCGCGTGGTGCGCGGCATGCCGGCGCGCGACCGCGTGTATGCCGAGATCCGGGCCCGCGCCGCCACCCGCTTCCCGGCCATGACGGTCGGGCGCATCGTCGGCGAGCAGGATGCGGTGCTGGTGCAGGGCAGCCATGCCATCTCCGGCACGTTCACCCGCGAGGCATGGGACAAGTACGTGGCCGGCGCGATCCGCGATGTGTCGGCGAAGGAGCTGCAAAGCACCGACTGGGTGCTCAAGACATCCAGCCGCGACGACCTCACGCTGGAAGGAAGCCCGGAGCAGATCGAGAAGAACCTGGTCGACATGTACAAGGCCGACTACACGCGCGAATGGCAGAAGTTCGTGCAGGGTATCGCGATCGCCGACATGAACGGCTTCAACGGCGCCGTGGTGGCGATGAACCGGCTGGGCGATCCGCAGGCGTCGCCGATCGCCAAGATCCTGAACACGATCCATGAACAGACGGCATGGGACAACCCCACGGCGATCAATGCCCAGATGAAGGAGGCGCAGACCGGCTTCGTCAACTGGATCAAGACGCGCGTGATGCAACGCGCGCCGTCGTCGGTGAACTCGAACGTGAACGTCAACATCCAGCTGGGCGGCGCGGGCTTCGACAAGGCACTTGGCCCCATCGGCCGCGAGTTCGCGCCGGTGGCGCGCATCGTCGGCAAGCACGACAGGGACGCCTCGCTGCTGCGCTCCTACCTGGACACGCTGTCGCGCCTGCGCACCCGGCTGAACCAGCTGAAGAACCAGGGCGATCCCGGGCCCGGCGCCAAGGCCTTCATGCAGCAGACGCTGGAGGGCAGCGGTTCCGAGCTGGCCGACGCGCTGCGCTTCGTCGACGAGCAGATGCTCAACGGGATCAGCGACACGCAGAAGGGCGCCATCCGGCCGCTGCTGGTGCGCCCGCTGATGCAGACCTTCGCCGTGATCGTCGGCCCGGCCGAGACGGAAATCAACAAGACCTGGCTGGCGCAGGTGTACGAACCGTTCAACCGCACGCTGGCGAACAAATATCCGTTCGCGCCGTCGGCCCGCATCGAGGCGAGCCAGGCGGAGATCGCCCAGTTCTTCGGGCCGGAAGGGCTGGTGGCGAAGTTCGTCACCACCGCCATGGGGCCCCTGGTGGTGCGGCGCGGCGACGTGCTGGCGCCGCGCACCTGGGCCGACATGGGCATCACCTTGCAGCCGCAGGCCATGCAGCGCTTCCCCAGTTGGGTGGCGGCGGGCGGCGCCGGCGCATCGGCCGGTGCGGCGCAGACCGTGTTCCAGATCCTGCCGATTCCTTCGCCCGGCACCATCGAGTACACGGTGGAGATCGACGGCCAGCAACTGCGTTACCGGAACACGCCGCCGCAGTGGACCAGCATGGTCCATCCGGGCCCCCAGGGCGTGCCCGGTGCCCGCATCACGGCCGTGGCGTTCGACGGGCGCAATGTGGAACTGTTCAACGAGGCGGGGCAGTTCGGCCTGAAGCGCATGATCGACGCGGCCGAGAAGAAGCGCAAGGAGGGCGGGGTGCACGAGCTGCGCTGGAGCGCCGAGGGCCTCTCGGTAGCGGTCGACTTGCGCATCACCAGCAGCCCGGCCGTCAGCAGCGACGCGGCCACGCCGCAGCAAGGCTTCACGGGCATGCGGCTGCCCGAAACGATCGTCGGCGGCGCGCCGGCGATGGCGACCCAGGGCATGCCGGCCGCGCCGCCCCCGGTCACGCAGGCCACCGCGCCCGCGATTGTTGGAGGAGTACAGTAA
- a CDS encoding OmpA family protein — translation MAGAQVPVPVSPMPGQVLVSGTVPDESSKATLLARVRELYGAERVVDQVAIGNVVQPPNWNGYVQKLIGPNLKLITKGQLKVDGNNVSVQGEVANEAQRQQIAGDIAASLNPTYLVKNGLRVSAAEQNLLDTALARRIIEFESGQAVIRPSGTLILDEMAAALLKVKGKKVEVIGHTDNTGLRESNLSLSLARAEAVRTYLAGKAIDPAMITVSGQGPDRPVADNATAEGRARNRRIEFRVAD, via the coding sequence ATGGCCGGCGCACAGGTGCCGGTGCCGGTGAGCCCGATGCCGGGCCAGGTGCTGGTCAGTGGCACGGTACCCGACGAATCGTCGAAGGCGACCCTGCTGGCCCGCGTGCGCGAACTGTACGGCGCCGAGCGCGTGGTGGACCAGGTCGCGATCGGCAATGTGGTGCAGCCGCCCAACTGGAACGGCTACGTGCAGAAGCTGATCGGCCCGAACTTGAAGCTCATCACCAAGGGGCAGCTGAAGGTGGATGGCAACAACGTGAGCGTGCAGGGCGAAGTGGCGAACGAGGCGCAACGGCAGCAGATCGCCGGCGATATCGCGGCCAGCCTGAATCCGACCTATCTCGTCAAGAACGGCTTGCGCGTCAGCGCGGCCGAGCAGAACCTGCTCGACACCGCGCTGGCCAGGCGCATCATCGAATTCGAGAGCGGCCAGGCGGTCATCCGGCCTTCCGGCACGCTGATCCTGGACGAAATGGCGGCCGCGCTCTTGAAGGTGAAGGGCAAGAAGGTCGAGGTGATCGGCCATACGGACAACACGGGCCTGCGCGAGAGCAATCTGTCGCTGTCGCTGGCGCGCGCCGAGGCCGTGCGCACCTACCTGGCCGGCAAGGCCATCGACCCGGCGATGATCACCGTGTCGGGCCAGGGACCGGACCGCCCGGTGGCCGACAATGCGACGGCCGAAGGGCGGGCCCGCAACCGCCGGATCGAGTTCCGGGTCGCGGATTGA
- a CDS encoding type VI secretion system tube protein Hcp gives MAIDVYLQIDGIKGESADDRHKDWIECTSAVWSVTQPKSATSSTGGGHTAERCEHGGVVISKLADLASPLLLQTCSAGKTIPKAKLEFMRADGQGERVKYFEVELENVLIGAVVPNIMGGNILSEFVSLKFSKVKWKYAQQKVTGGLGGNTAGGWDLSRNRIC, from the coding sequence ATGGCAATCGATGTCTATTTACAGATTGACGGTATCAAAGGCGAATCTGCGGACGATCGGCACAAGGATTGGATCGAGTGTACGTCTGCCGTTTGGAGCGTAACTCAGCCCAAATCAGCGACTTCTTCTACTGGTGGCGGGCACACTGCGGAACGCTGCGAGCATGGTGGTGTTGTGATATCGAAATTGGCTGATCTCGCATCGCCACTGTTGCTTCAGACTTGCTCAGCTGGGAAAACGATTCCGAAAGCGAAACTCGAATTCATGCGTGCGGATGGGCAGGGCGAAAGAGTGAAGTACTTCGAGGTCGAACTTGAAAATGTGCTAATCGGTGCGGTTGTACCGAACATCATGGGCGGGAATATATTGTCGGAATTTGTCAGCTTAAAATTCTCGAAAGTGAAATGGAAGTATGCCCAGCAGAAGGTAACCGGCGGACTTGGAGGAAACACTGCGGGAGGCTGGGATCTGTCCAGGAATCGAATCTGCTAA
- the tagF gene encoding type VI secretion system-associated protein TagF has translation MSTFRIGYFGKLPARSDFVKGGTQYELTTLIDEWLAGMMNQLTTNPRWKQHYDAAQPLHFAFVGPRNHVAVAGHLAASNDQSGRRYPFIAMGTLEVPQPASFLAVSPFALAPLWQRLGTLADDVLTAADPTVPLQALNKAVLDTDAPGNGHAAALDRFTAGTDIATLEAMLAHGEQRCSVRGIVLGIGLLLQPFAWSGGKELDRGFALPLPRQPEQRPAAAAFWLALIAPFLQRTDIELALFVAEIGERAMLVVGFSGASSGALQAILDPEAAAAHLIGFDDTGWVDGMIAADHAVLRLSACLAQGSLSLAAVRDLFRETFA, from the coding sequence ATGAGCACATTCCGCATCGGCTATTTCGGCAAGCTGCCGGCCCGCTCCGATTTCGTGAAGGGCGGCACGCAGTACGAACTGACCACCCTGATCGACGAATGGCTGGCCGGCATGATGAACCAGCTGACGACCAATCCGCGCTGGAAGCAGCATTACGATGCCGCGCAGCCGCTGCATTTCGCCTTCGTCGGACCGCGCAACCACGTGGCGGTCGCCGGGCACCTGGCGGCGAGCAACGACCAGTCGGGCCGCCGCTATCCATTCATCGCGATGGGCACGCTGGAAGTGCCGCAACCGGCATCCTTCCTTGCCGTGAGCCCGTTTGCGCTGGCGCCGCTGTGGCAACGGCTCGGCACCCTGGCGGACGACGTGCTGACCGCCGCCGATCCGACGGTGCCGCTGCAAGCGCTCAACAAGGCGGTGCTCGATACCGATGCCCCCGGCAACGGCCACGCGGCGGCCCTGGACCGCTTTACCGCCGGCACCGATATCGCCACGCTGGAAGCCATGCTGGCGCACGGCGAGCAGCGCTGTTCGGTACGCGGCATCGTTCTGGGCATCGGGCTGCTGCTCCAGCCTTTCGCCTGGAGCGGCGGCAAGGAACTCGACCGCGGGTTTGCCTTGCCGCTGCCACGCCAGCCCGAGCAGCGGCCCGCGGCGGCAGCCTTCTGGCTGGCGCTGATCGCGCCCTTCCTGCAGCGCACGGACATCGAGCTGGCCCTGTTCGTGGCCGAGATCGGCGAGCGGGCGATGCTGGTGGTCGGGTTTTCCGGCGCGTCGTCCGGCGCGCTGCAGGCCATCCTCGATCCCGAGGCGGCCGCCGCCCATTTGATCGGTTTCGACGACACGGGATGGGTGGACGGCATGATCGCCGCCGATCACGCCGTGCTGCGCCTGTCCGCCTGCCTGGCGCAGGGCAGCCTGTCGCTGGCCGCCGTGCGCGACCTGTTCCGCGAAACCTTTGCCTGA
- a CDS encoding methyl-accepting chemotaxis protein: MKFAYKFSSIKARLTGAGVGIVVVALMAVAAANFMTIRVNTMEAINSQLSQILDSQSRMIAEWAKVQRAVVSSVALNAGASDILPFLRAAKVAGASESNYIGYADKRYLFEPVEPGLPKDYDPTARPWYQEAMRTKGPILTAPYVSASNGRVVVTFAEPAKDGSAVAAIDVMLDAVVRTVASIKPTPHSYGILTDGSGMIIAHPDSKLALKPLSDNAAELSGKALQELVSSQQVREVTLHGRAALLRASRVEGTEWILIVALDKEEATAALSGILTSSLVTAIGAAGAAALVLGLIISRILRRMDEVRDALEDIASGDRDLTRRLDAGGSDELSQIARAFNNFADQIASVLVEIRQSSDSVKVAAKEIAAGNLDLSTRTEHQAGSLQETASAMEELTSTVKANAENARQANKLAESASAVAVQGGSVVSNVISTMNDISAASQKISDIIGVIDGIAFQTNILALNAAVEAARAGEQGRGFAVVASEVRNLAQRSAGAAKEIKELIGNSVGRVEAGSLLVNQAGQTMDEVLASVQRVTGIMREILGATEEQSAGIEQVNLSIGEMDSVTQQNAALVEEAAAAAGSLQQQATVLADVVGAFKLDHAASTTRTGVALLN; this comes from the coding sequence ATGAAGTTCGCTTACAAGTTCAGTTCCATCAAGGCCCGCCTGACGGGGGCCGGGGTTGGCATCGTGGTCGTCGCGCTGATGGCGGTGGCGGCAGCCAATTTCATGACGATCCGCGTGAATACGATGGAAGCCATCAACAGCCAGCTCAGCCAGATCCTCGACAGCCAGTCCAGGATGATTGCCGAGTGGGCCAAGGTGCAACGCGCCGTCGTGTCGTCCGTGGCCTTGAACGCGGGCGCCAGCGACATCCTGCCGTTCCTGCGCGCCGCCAAGGTGGCTGGAGCGAGCGAGAGCAATTACATCGGCTATGCCGACAAGCGCTACCTGTTCGAGCCGGTGGAGCCCGGCTTGCCGAAGGATTACGATCCTACCGCGCGCCCCTGGTACCAGGAGGCCATGCGGACGAAGGGGCCGATCCTGACCGCACCCTATGTCAGTGCTTCCAACGGGCGCGTGGTAGTGACCTTCGCCGAGCCGGCCAAGGATGGCAGTGCCGTCGCCGCCATCGACGTGATGCTCGATGCCGTGGTCCGCACCGTCGCCTCCATCAAGCCGACGCCGCACAGCTACGGCATCCTCACTGACGGTTCCGGCATGATCATTGCCCATCCGGACAGCAAGCTGGCGCTCAAGCCGCTCAGCGACAACGCCGCCGAACTGTCGGGCAAGGCGCTGCAGGAACTCGTGTCGTCCCAGCAGGTACGGGAAGTCACGCTGCATGGCCGTGCCGCACTGTTGCGCGCCAGCCGCGTGGAAGGCACCGAATGGATACTGATCGTTGCGCTGGACAAGGAAGAAGCCACGGCGGCATTGAGCGGCATCCTGACGAGCTCCCTGGTCACGGCGATCGGCGCCGCCGGCGCGGCGGCCCTGGTTCTCGGCCTGATCATCAGCCGCATCCTGCGCCGCATGGACGAAGTGCGCGACGCGCTCGAGGATATCGCTTCGGGCGACCGCGACCTGACGCGCCGCCTCGACGCCGGCGGCAGCGACGAGCTGTCGCAGATCGCCCGCGCTTTCAACAACTTTGCCGACCAGATCGCCAGCGTGCTGGTCGAGATCCGGCAGTCCAGCGATTCGGTCAAGGTGGCCGCCAAGGAAATCGCCGCGGGCAACCTGGACCTGTCGACGCGTACCGAACACCAGGCCGGCTCCCTGCAGGAAACCGCTTCGGCGATGGAAGAGCTGACCTCCACGGTCAAGGCCAATGCCGAGAATGCGCGCCAGGCCAACAAGCTGGCCGAAAGCGCGTCGGCGGTGGCGGTGCAGGGCGGATCGGTCGTCTCGAACGTGATCAGCACCATGAACGATATCAGCGCGGCCTCGCAGAAGATCAGCGACATCATCGGCGTCATCGATGGCATTGCGTTCCAGACCAATATCCTGGCATTGAACGCGGCCGTGGAAGCGGCGCGGGCAGGCGAGCAGGGGCGCGGCTTCGCCGTGGTCGCGTCCGAGGTGCGCAACCTGGCGCAACGCTCGGCCGGGGCGGCCAAGGAAATCAAGGAACTGATCGGTAACTCGGTCGGCCGCGTCGAGGCAGGCAGCCTGCTCGTCAACCAGGCCGGCCAGACGATGGATGAAGTGCTTGCCAGCGTGCAGCGCGTGACCGGCATCATGCGCGAAATCCTCGGGGCGACCGAGGAGCAGTCGGCCGGCATCGAGCAAGTCAACCTGTCGATCGGCGAGATGGATAGCGTGACCCAGCAAAACGCCGCGCTGGTCGAGGAGGCGGCCGCCGCCGCCGGTTCGCTGCAGCAGCAGGCAACGGTCCTGGCCGATGTGGTCGGCGCCTTCAAGCTGGACCATGCCGCAAGCACGACACGGACGGGCGTAGCGCTGCTGAACTGA
- a CDS encoding M15 family metallopeptidase, whose amino-acid sequence MFLVSMLLLFVAACAAGWLLVFPSGRDLAGMALMRFARDIDRAWHGANAQGAQGLLSVWRALRRQGQRAPHVARRHPWLTCGCAALVLMPPLLALLLAGRAELPGVPAPDHAVNEQVAELLRGERLIAPTPLPPAVFTTAEVTLVRPQLASANRNWDLLDPDFTQRLLMVFKVMRDQYGYEMVLLEGYRSPERQNELADAGGHVTNARAFQSWHQFGLAGDCAFLRNGKVVISEKDPWAMRGYELYGQVAEAAGLTWGGRWKMMDFGHVELRTRRR is encoded by the coding sequence ATGTTTCTCGTTTCCATGCTGCTGTTGTTTGTCGCCGCCTGCGCGGCCGGCTGGCTGCTGGTCTTCCCGTCCGGGCGGGATCTTGCCGGCATGGCGCTGATGCGCTTTGCCCGCGATATCGACCGTGCCTGGCACGGGGCGAATGCGCAGGGAGCGCAGGGTCTGCTCTCGGTCTGGAGGGCCTTGCGCCGCCAGGGCCAACGGGCGCCGCACGTGGCGCGGCGGCACCCGTGGCTGACCTGCGGCTGTGCCGCGCTGGTGCTGATGCCGCCGCTGCTGGCCCTATTGCTGGCCGGACGCGCGGAGCTGCCGGGCGTGCCCGCCCCCGACCATGCGGTGAACGAGCAGGTGGCCGAGCTGCTGCGCGGCGAACGGCTGATCGCGCCGACGCCGCTGCCGCCGGCCGTGTTCACCACCGCCGAAGTCACGCTGGTACGGCCGCAACTGGCCAGCGCCAACCGCAACTGGGACTTGCTCGACCCGGACTTCACGCAGCGGCTGCTGATGGTGTTCAAGGTGATGCGCGACCAGTATGGCTACGAGATGGTGCTGCTGGAAGGGTATCGGAGCCCCGAACGCCAGAACGAGCTGGCCGACGCTGGCGGCCACGTTACCAATGCGCGTGCTTTCCAGAGCTGGCACCAGTTCGGCCTGGCCGGCGATTGCGCCTTCCTGCGCAACGGCAAGGTGGTGATCTCGGAAAAGGACCCGTGGGCGATGCGCGGCTACGAGCTGTATGGCCAGGTGGCCGAAGCGGCCGGCCTGACCTGGGGCGGGCGCTGGAAAATGATGGATTTCGGCCACGTGGAACTGCGCACACGCCGCCGCTGA
- a CDS encoding type 1 glutamine amidotransferase domain-containing protein: MTQQLNGKKVAVLMTDGVEQVEYTEPRKFLEQHGAQVTLVSPKAKGEQVQGFNHLDPAEKFDVELDLRAARPIDFDALVLPGGVANPDQLRLSTEAITFIREFGRENKPIAAICHGPWTLIDADLVKGKRVTSWPTLQLDLANAGAQWTDQQVVVDGKLVTSRKPDDIPAFNEAILKQLAA, encoded by the coding sequence ATGACGCAACAACTCAACGGCAAGAAAGTGGCGGTACTGATGACCGATGGCGTGGAACAGGTCGAATACACGGAACCGCGCAAGTTCCTGGAGCAGCACGGCGCGCAGGTGACGCTGGTGTCGCCGAAGGCCAAGGGCGAACAGGTCCAGGGTTTCAACCACCTCGATCCGGCCGAGAAATTCGACGTGGAACTCGATCTGCGCGCCGCCCGTCCGATCGACTTCGACGCGCTGGTGCTGCCCGGCGGCGTGGCCAACCCGGACCAGCTGCGCCTGTCGACGGAAGCGATCACCTTCATCCGAGAATTCGGCCGCGAGAACAAGCCGATCGCCGCGATCTGCCACGGCCCCTGGACCTTGATCGACGCCGACCTCGTGAAGGGCAAGCGCGTGACCAGCTGGCCGACCTTGCAGCTCGACCTGGCCAACGCCGGCGCCCAATGGACCGATCAGCAGGTGGTCGTGGACGGCAAGCTCGTAACCAGTCGCAAGCCGGACGACATTCCGGCGTTCAATGAGGCGATCCTGAAGCAGCTGGCTGCCTGA